Part of the Candidatus Goldiibacteriota bacterium HGW-Goldbacteria-1 genome is shown below.
GAAATTAATATTGTTGATATGGCAAAACCTGTAAGCAAATATGCGGTTATGATAACAGAAATTTCAAAGGTAAAATATGAACTGCAGAAAGCTATTTATTTCGCCAGGGAAGGCCGTCCGGGGCCGGTATGGATAGATGTGCCGCTTGATATACAGGCAGCTGAATATAATCCGGATTTATATGAATCCTTTGTACCTCCGCAGTCTGTGAAAAAAGGGGACTTGAAAATAGTTGTAGGGAAGGTTATTGAAAAAATAGCTGCTTCAAAAAGGCCGCTTATTATCGCAGGGCAGGGAATAAGACTTGCCGGGGCAATAGCAGAATTTGAAAAACTTAATAAAATACTAAATATTCCTGTTGTCACATCCATACTGGGAAAAGATATTTTGCCTTACGAAGACGAATTATGCACGGGTTTACCGGGGATAGCAGGACAGCGTGGTGCTAATTTTGCGTGCGCAAACTGCGATGTTATTTTGTCGATAGGTTCAAGGCTTATGCTGCGTCAGATTGGTTTTAATTATAATTTGTTTGCGCGTAATGCGTACAAGATTGTAGTTGATATAGACGGTAATGAGGCTAAGAAAACTTCTGTGGCGGCTGATATGCCGCTTGAATATGATGCCGGTGATTTTATTAAAGAAATGCTGAAGCAGATTGAAGAAAAGAAAGGATTAAATAATGATATTTCTGACTGGCGTGGTAAGTGTTCTTCGTGGCACATCGAATATAATGTAGTTGAAAAAGAATTCCGCGAGCAGAAAAAATTCATAAATTCACACTTTTTTGCTGAAAAATTCTCGCAAATGTCGCAGGAAGACGATGTTGTTGTTACTTCAAACGGAACTGCCTATATTGCCGCGCTTCAGGGATACAGGGTTAAAAAGGGACAAAGGCTTATATACAATAAAGCTTCAGCTCCAATGGGATTCGGATTGCCGGCGGCGATAGGTG
Proteins encoded:
- a CDS encoding acetolactate synthase, encoding MAEKAKYRVSDFIVETLYSKGISDVFLLSGGGVMHLIDAVGRSEKVNFIANLHEQACGYAAEGYARIRNNLAACIVTTGPGGTNALTPLINCWLDSVPVVFISGQVKLENTIYKNPGLRQFGDQEINIVDMAKPVSKYAVMITEISKVKYELQKAIYFAREGRPGPVWIDVPLDIQAAEYNPDLYESFVPPQSVKKGDLKIVVGKVIEKIAASKRPLIIAGQGIRLAGAIAEFEKLNKILNIPVVTSILGKDILPYEDELCTGLPGIAGQRGANFACANCDVILSIGSRLMLRQIGFNYNLFARNAYKIVVDIDGNEAKKTSVAADMPLEYDAGDFIKEMLKQIEEKKGLNNDISDWRGKCSSWHIEYNVVEKEFREQKKFINSHFFAEKFSQMSQEDDVVVTSNGTAYIAALQGYRVKKGQRLIYNKASAPMGFGLPAAIGACVANGKKTVYCFENDGSLQMNIQELQTIKHYELPVKMVVFNNDGYLSIKLTQKTFFPDNYTACDPSCGVTAPDLKKICRAYELPYLRLENRKDMDKIIKKFMKYKGQVILEVIMDPWQEFLPKVTSVMRADGTMLSKPLEDMYPFLDREEFKRNMIVDIIE